A window of the Pseudomonas sp. B21_DOA genome harbors these coding sequences:
- a CDS encoding RidA family protein, with the protein MTKTVITSDKAPAAIGTYSQAIKAGNTVYMSGQIPLDPKTMELVEGFEAQTVQVFENLKAVAEAAGGSFKDIVKLNIFLTDLSHFAKVNEIMGKYFDQPYPARAAIGVAALPKGAQVEMDAILVIE; encoded by the coding sequence ATGACCAAAACCGTCATCACCAGCGACAAGGCCCCGGCCGCCATCGGCACTTACTCCCAGGCGATCAAGGCAGGCAACACCGTTTACATGTCGGGCCAGATTCCTCTGGACCCGAAAACCATGGAACTGGTTGAGGGCTTCGAAGCCCAGACCGTCCAGGTCTTCGAGAACCTCAAAGCCGTGGCCGAAGCCGCCGGCGGTTCGTTCAAGGACATCGTCAAACTGAACATCTTCCTCACCGACCTGAGCCACTTCGCCAAGGTCAACGAGATCATGGGCAAGTACTTCGACCAGCCATACCCTGCCCGCGCCGCCATTGGCGTGGCCGCCCTGCCGAAGGGTGCGCAGGTTGAAATGGATGCCATTCTGGTCATCGAGTGA
- a CDS encoding SDR family oxidoreductase → MSAPSVLIAGCGDVGSRLATQLLAAGWQVHGLRRDVSKLPNGVIGVAGDLFNEECPATWPVGAVDYLVYCAAATDHDEEGYRKAYVQGLQNVLSWLDDYGQVPERLIFVSSSSVYGQQDGAWVDETSETVAAGYSGRLMLEAEQVALNSGIPASVLRLTGIYGPGREWLLTQVRRGYRVAVEPPLYGNRIHADDAAGLLAFLLEKDREGVKLDQLYIGVDDAPAPLAEVVGWLREYLGVTEWAEDASVRRTGSKRCSNARAKALGWVPKYSSYREGYAAILEGKC, encoded by the coding sequence ATGTCCGCGCCTTCTGTTTTGATTGCCGGTTGTGGTGATGTCGGCAGTCGTCTGGCCACGCAATTGCTGGCGGCTGGCTGGCAAGTCCATGGCCTGCGCCGCGACGTTTCCAAGCTGCCGAACGGCGTCATCGGCGTCGCTGGCGATCTGTTCAACGAAGAATGCCCGGCGACCTGGCCGGTGGGTGCCGTGGATTATCTGGTGTATTGCGCTGCGGCCACCGACCACGATGAAGAGGGCTATCGCAAGGCCTACGTGCAAGGCTTGCAGAACGTGCTGAGCTGGCTGGACGACTATGGGCAAGTGCCCGAGCGACTGATCTTCGTGTCGAGCAGCAGCGTGTACGGCCAGCAGGACGGAGCATGGGTGGATGAGACCTCCGAGACTGTCGCGGCCGGATATTCAGGTCGCTTGATGCTCGAAGCCGAGCAGGTCGCGCTCAATAGCGGCATCCCTGCCAGCGTGCTGCGCCTGACCGGGATTTACGGCCCGGGCCGCGAGTGGCTGTTGACCCAGGTGCGTCGTGGCTATCGCGTGGCAGTCGAGCCGCCGCTTTATGGCAACCGGATTCATGCCGATGATGCAGCGGGGCTGCTGGCGTTCTTGCTGGAAAAAGACCGTGAGGGCGTCAAGCTGGACCAGCTCTATATCGGTGTGGATGACGCGCCGGCGCCGTTGGCTGAGGTGGTGGGCTGGTTGCGCGAGTATCTGGGGGTGACTGAATGGGCGGAAGACGCCAGCGTGCGCCGCACAGGCAGCAAGCGTTGCAGCAATGCGCGGGCGAAAGCGTTGGGGTGGGTGCCGAAGTATTCGAGTTATCGCGAAGGCTATGCAGCGATCCTGGAAGGTAAGTGCTGA